The Thalassospira sp. TSL5-1 sequence TATAATTCAAAATCTCGGCCACTGCGGCAAAGGCTTCCAGCGGAATTTCGCTATCCACATCGACCGCCATCAGAATTTCGGCAAGGTCACTGTCCTGGCGCACGCGGATGCCTTTGGCAAAGGCCATTTGCAAAATCTGTTCCGCCACACCGCCCTGGCCCTTGGCGGCCAGAATGGGGGCGTCATCCCTGCCCTGCTGATAGCGCAGGGCAACAGCCACCTGGTCCTTGCGCCCCG is a genomic window containing:
- a CDS encoding EscU/YscU/HrcU family type III secretion system export apparatus switch protein, which produces MTGKKSSIDLLAERNGPDGEKLAAPGRKDQVAVALRYQQGRDDAPILAAKGQGGVAEQILQMAFAKGIRVRQDSDLAEILMAVDVDSEIPLEAFAAVAEILNYIYRINQIYGTQNRTAPTENDTISRLMTDEKLQEPPHDA